A portion of the Periophthalmus magnuspinnatus isolate fPerMag1 chromosome 2, fPerMag1.2.pri, whole genome shotgun sequence genome contains these proteins:
- the f2 gene encoding prothrombin, whose protein sequence is MKALILLLIGLSCCFAQNVFLESQQAAQVLQRNKRANQMFEEVKPGNLERECLEEICDHEEAREVFEQTVPTKTFWTKYLDCKGTELERNTNNIKLVRDCLDGACVFGKGLSYGGNMSITKSGRVCQRWSTSYPHPIMREFNVSENPQLQENFCRNPNDQEQPWCFTRDPTVQKEACSVPKCGEAFVPPLLAQEPMRSVDCLLNQGVDYTGDLSVTLGGHSCLSWVNPVVQSLSADKEFLPEVKLPQNHCRNPDQDSEGPWCFVEVNGNVTVDYCDLQLCEDLVTAPDPSQEQSSGRERSVLKDTRKNLFNPRSFGLGEDVCGRRPLFESKSVKDGKEEELLESYRGSRIVGGIDAEVASAPWQVMLYKRSPQELLCGASLISDQWILTAAHCILYPPWNKNFTISDLLVRLGKHNRAKFERGMEKIVAIDNIIVHPKYNWKENLNRDIALLHLKRPVTFSDNVHPICLPSKAVARALMTEGYKGRVTGWGNLKETWNPAARNLPTVLQQIHLPIVDQNICRASTSVRITDNMFCAGYKPDDTQRGDACEGDSGGPFTMKYPPEDRWYQMGIVSWGEGCDRDGKYGFYTHLFRLGRWIRKVIDNTASDRED, encoded by the exons aTGAAAGCTCTCATTTTACTGCTCATTGGACTCAGCTGCTGCTTCGCGCAAAATG tgtTCCTGGAAAGCCAGCAGGCGGCGCAAGTACTGCAGAGGAACAAACGAGCTAATCAGATGTTTGAGGAGGTGAAGCCAG GAAACCTGGAGAGGGAGTGTCTCGAGGAGATCTGTGACCATGAAGAAGCCCGAGAAGTTTTCGAACAGACAGTTCCAACA AAAACATTCTGGACCAAGTACTTAG attgtAAAGGCACTGAGCTGGAGAGGAACACAAACAACATCAAACTGGTGCGCGACTGTCTAGATG gCGCATGTGTGTTTGGGAAAGGACTGAGCTACGGAGGAAACATGAGCATTACCAAATCAGGACGAGTATGTCAACGTTGGAGTACCTCCTACCCCCATCCTATCATGAG AGAGTTTAATGTGAGTGAGAACCCTCAGCTTCAGGAGAACTTCTGCAGAAACCCAAATGACCAGGAGCAGCCCTGGTGCTTCACCAGAGACCCCACCGTCCAGAAAGAAGCCTGCTCGGTGCCCAAGTGTG GTGAAGCGTTTGTCCCACCCCTTCTGGCTCAGGAGCCAATGAGGTCGGTGGATTGCCTGTTGAATCAGGGTGTGGACTACACGGGGGACCTTTCTGTCACTCTGGGGGGTCACTCATGTCTGTCCTGGGTCAATCCTGTCGTCCAGTCCCTCAGCGCTGATAAAGAGTTCCTCCCTGAAGTCAAACTGCCCCAGAACCACTGCAGGAacccagaccaggactcagaggGACCCTGGTGCTTTGTGGAGGTCAATGGGAACGTGACAGTGGACTACTGCGATCTACAGCTGTGTG AGGACCTTGTCACAGCTCCAGACCCATCTCAGGAGCAGAGTTCTGGGAGAGAACGTTCAGTTCTGAAGGACACTAGAAAAAACCTGTTCAACCCACGAAGCTTTGGCCTCGGAGAGGACG tgtgtggacGCCGCCCCCTTTTTGAGAGTAAGTCAGTGAAGgatggaaaggaggaggagcttcTGGAGTCGTACAGAGGAAGTCGCATCGTGGGCGGGATCGATGCTGAGGTCGCCTCTGCGCCATG GCAGGTGATGTTGTACAAGCGTAGTCCTCAGGAGCTGCTGTGTGGGGCCAGTCTCATCAGTGACCAGTGGATCCTGACCGCTGCCCATTGCATCCTGTACCCGCCCTGGAACAAGAACTTTACCATCAGTGACCTGCTAGTGCGGCTGGGGAAGCACAACAGAGCCAA GTTTGAGCGCGGTATGGAGAAGATTGTTGCCATCGACAACATCATTGTTCATCCCAAATACAACTGGAAAGAAAATCTGAACCGAGACATCGCTCTGCTCCACTTAAAGAGACCCGTCACCTTCTCTGATAACGTCCATCCCATCTGCCTTCCCAGCAAGGCCGTGGCCCGAGC GCTGATGACTGAGGGTTATAAGGGCAGAGTGACCGGTTGGGGGAACCTGAAGGAGACATGGAACCCAGCGGCTCGAAACCTTCCCACGGTCCTACAGCAAATTCACCTGCCCATAGTGGATCAGAACATCTGTAGAGCCTCCACATCTGTGCGCATCACAGACAACATGTTCTGTGCAG GGTACAAGCCGGATGACACTCAGAGGGGAGATGCCTGTGAAGGAGACAGTGGAGGACCGTTCACTATGAAG TACCCACCTGAGGACCGCTGGTACCAGATGGGCATTGTGTCATGGGGCGAGGGCTGTGATCGTGATGGAAAGTACGGCTTCTAcactcacctgttcagactgGGCAGGTGGATCAGGAAGGTCATCGACAACACAGCCAGCGACAGAGAAGActaa
- the LOC129456784 gene encoding NHS-like protein 1, producing MERMPIKKPPRRKKQNQTLLMHQEKERCSLSSSSLSSSSESETVMSEESGRLIGQSCLSLSSALSTDSLKGELSLPDLLIQEPGEEDVFGGVSADEVTVPAQTRSTDDLFAVIHRSKRKMFGRKGVFSSSSSTSASSPSPPVTPAEPRSAPRVQRLPHSHSFKALLLKKGVHFGSVSRVSAVERLCRPYTPYASTSCTPRPLTPPCIAGRWLSSRTRLHTAPMAAILEHHDEEDQQNEEQYEEQDGDDDVFEFI from the exons ATGGAGAGAATGCCGATAAAAAAACCACCGCGACgaaagaaacaaaaccaaacacttTTAATGCACCAAGAAAAAGAGAGGTGCTCACTCAGctcctcgtctctctcctcctcctctgagagCGAAACTGTGATGTCAGAGGAATCGGGCCGCCTGATTGGTCAGAGCTGCCTCTCCCTCAGCAGCGCACTCTCCACCGACAGCCTCAAGGGGGAGCTGTCCCTGCCCGACCTGCTCATACAAGAACCAGGAGAAGAAG ATGTGTTTGGAGGAGTTTCTGCTGATGAGGTCACAGTCCCAGCTCAGACTCGAAGCACAGACGACCTGTTCGCTGTCATACACAG GTCCAAGAGGAAGATGTTTGGGCGTAAAGgtgttttctcctcctcctcctccacttccgcttcctcaccctctcctcccgTGACCCCTGCTGAACCCCGCTCTGCACCCAGAGTTCAAAGGTTGCCGCACAGTCACAGCTTTAAGGCCCTGCTCTTAAAGAAGGGTGTCCATTTTGGCTCTGTGTCGCGTGTGTCTGCCGTAGAGCGTCTCTGCAGACCCTACACCCCGTATGCTTCTACTTCGTGTACGCcacgacctctgacccctccgtGTATCGCCGGTCGTTGGCTATCGTCTCGGACTCGACTCCACACTGCTCCCATGGCAGCCATCTTAGAACACCACGACGAAGAAGACCAACAAAACGAAGAACAATACGAAGAACAAGACGGAGATGACGATGTTTTTGAGTTCATCTGA
- the dph3 gene encoding DPH3 homolog: protein MSVFHDEVEIEDFEFDEDTETYYFPCPCGDPVCHHPEDLENGEEVATCPSCSLIVKVIYDKELFMSGETIVAPSSTSKLELVQS from the exons ATGTCGGTGTTTCACGACGAGGTGGAGATCGAGGACTTTGAGTTCGACGAGGACACGGAGACGTACTATTTCCCGTGTCCGTGCGGGGACCCGGTTTGCCATCACCCG GAGGATCTGGAGAACGGGGAGGAGGTGGCCACATGTCCGAGCTGCTCTCTCATTGTCAAAGTAATTTATGACAAG GAGTTGTTCATGTCCGGAGAAACCATTGTTGCTCCTTCAAGCACATCCAAACTAGAGCTGGTCCAGTCCTGA